Within Hydrogenophaga sp. PAMC20947, the genomic segment GTTAAAAGCAAGGCGGCGGTTGGCAACAGTTGCCACCTTGGCCAAAGTGATCATGGGTTCCACAACGCGACGCAGCTCTTTGGCTTTGGGCACTGTGGTTTTGATGACTTCGTGCGTGAGCAGCGAGTTCATCATGTTGCGCAACATGGCGAGGCGGTGCTCGCTGGTGCGGTTGAGTTTACGTAGTCCGTGTCCGTGACGCATTTTGATTTCCTTTTCAGTTTTTTGCCTGCAGCCGTATCAGGTACTGCAAGTTCGTCGGTGCCCGATTACAACAACCGGGCACTCGGGCCTCAGTGCTTGTCCAGGCCAGCTGGTGGCCAGTTTTCAAGCTTCATACCCAAGGTCAGGCCGCGAGAAGCGAGCACTTCCTTGATTTCGTTGAGCGACTTGCGACCCAGGTTGGGGGTCTTGAGCAACTCGTTTTCGGTGCGCTGGATCAGATCACCGATGTAGTAGATGTTTTCTGCTTTGAGGCAGTTGGCCGAACGGACAGTCAACTCAAGCTCATCCACAGGGCGCAACAAGATCGGATCGAACTGTTGCGAGCTGCGCTGGGCTGGTTGGTCGAATGCCGACAACTCCACACCTTCCAGCTGTGCGAACACAGCCAGCTGCTCGACCAAAATCTTGGCAGACGCGCGAACGGCCTCTTCAGGACCGATCGAACCGTTGGTTTCGATTTCCAAAACCAGCTTGTCCAGGTCGGTGCGCTGTTCCACACGGGCGCTTTCGACGGTATAGCTCACGCGCTTGATCGGCGAGAAAGACGCGTCGAGGACGATACGACCCAGCGAACGCGACTGATCGTCGCTGCGGCGCAAGCTGCCTGGCACATAACCACGGCCTTTTTCGACCTTGATCTGCATGTCCAGCTTGGCGCCGGCAGACAGCGTGGCAATCACGTGCTCAGGGTTGACGATCTCGACGTCGTGAGGCGTCTGGATATCAGCAGCCGTCACCACGCCTTCGCCGTCTTTGCGCAAGCTCAGCGTGACTTCGTCGCGGTTGTGGAGTTTGAACACCACGCCCTTGAGGTTGAGCAACATGTTGACGACGTCTTCCTGGACACCATCGATGGAGGAGTACTCGTGCACGACCCCCGCGATCGTCACTTCGGTCGGCGCATGGCCGGCCATGGAAGACAGCAAGACCCGACGCAGGGCATTGCCCAGCGTGTGCCCGTAGCCGCGCTCGAAGGGCTCGAGTGTGACCTTGGCGCGATTCGTCGATACTTGTTCGACGTTGATGTTTTTGGGCTTGAGCAGATTGTTCAGCATTCAGACTTCCTTCATTACCCTCGGCTCGTTACACCGATAAGGCAGACGGAGCACGGCCCGGCGACCCCCAATGGGCAGCCGGGAACGAAATTAACGGGAATACAGTTCGACGATCAGCGATTCGTTGACGTCAGCAGCGAATTCGTCGCGATCAGGCGTCTTCTTGAACACGCCTTCTGCCTTGTCGATCGTCACTTCAACCCAGGCGGGGAAGCCGATCTGCTTGGCCAGTTCCAGCGCTTCGATCACGCGGTTCTGCTTCTTCGACTTCTCGCGAACGGCAATCACATCGCCAGCCTTCACGGAGTACGAAGGGATGTTCACGGATTGACCGTTGACCGTGATCGCCTTGTGCGAAACGATCTGACGCGCTTCGGCGCGGGTCGAGGCAAAACCCATACGGAACACCACGTTGTCGAGACGGGATTCCAGCAGGGACAGCAGGTTGGCACCCGTGTTGCCACGGCGGCGATCGGCTTCGGCGAAATAGCGACGGAACTGGCGCTCAAGCACGCCATAGGTGCGCTTGACCTTCTGTTTTTCACGCAATTGCAGACCGAAGTCAGACATGCGCTGACCCGAAGTACGACCATGCTGGCCGGGCTTGGAGTCAAATTTCGCCTTGTCGCTGATCGAGCGGCGAGCGCTCTTGAGCAACAGGTCAGAGCCTTCACGGCGGGAAAGTTTGGCCTTGGGGCCGAGGTAACGTGCCACGTGTTTTTCCTTGAATGATCTACCGCAACCGAAGCCCGTGGGGGCAACATTGCGAGAGCCAGTCCCTCAGTGGGATGGCGGTGGGCTTAGCAAAAATGCCACCGCAGGTGACTGCGGTGGCTCTCAAAAAAGCTTTTGATTATACCGCGCTCGCGCGGTCGGTCGCATTAGATGCGACGGCGCTTCTGTGGACGGCAACCGTTGTGTGGCACAGGCGTCACATCCGCGATGGAGGTGATGCGGATACCCAGGGCGCCCAAAGCACGGACCGACGACTCGCGACCAGGACCTGGGCCCTTGATTTCGACGTCGAGGTTTTTGATACCTTGCTCGATCGCAGCGCGGCCGGCAACTTCAGACGCCACCTGGGCTGCAAAAGGCGTCGACTTGCGTGAGCCCTTGAAACCCTGGCCACCCGAAGAGGCCCAAGACAACGCATTGCCCTGGCGATCGGTGATCGTGATGATGGTGTTGTTGAACGATGCGTGCACGTGAGCAATACCGTCAGCAATGTTCTTGCGGACTTTCTTGCGGACGCGTGCAGATGCTGCGCTGTTATGTGACTTAGCCATGGAGATCCTTCAATCCTATTATTTCTTCAGCGACTGTGCGGCCTTGCGGGGACCTTTGCGGGTCCGAGCGTTGGTCTTCGTGCGCTGACCACGCAGGGGCAGACCGCGACGGTGACGGAAACCACGGTAGCAACCGATGTCCATCAAACGCTTGATGTTCATCGTCGTCTCGCGGCGCAGATCACCCTCGATCGTGAATAGACCCACCTGATCGCGAACCTTTTCAAGTTCTGCGTCGTCGAGATCTTTGATCTTCTTGGCGTAGTCAATGCCGCAAGCTTCGCAAATTTTGCGAGCGCGGGTGCGGCCAATGCCGAAGATTGCCGTCAAGCCGATTTCAGCGTGCTTGTGCGGCGGAATGTTGATGCCTGCAATACGAGCCATGATGTTCCTCTGTTCCTAACCGATCAGCCTTGACGCTGTTTGTGACGGGGGTCGGTGCAAATAACGCGCACGATCCCGTGTCGCTTGATGATCTTACAGTTGCGGCACATTTTTTTGACCGAAGCTGAAACTCTCATAGTTTTCTCCTGAATATTCCGAAAATTCGTTACAACCCTTCAAGCCATCACGACTTGAAGTTGGCCTTTTTCAGCAGTGAATCGTACTGCTGAGACATCATGTAGTTCTGTACCTGGGCCATGAAGTCCATCGTCACCACCACAATGATCAGCAGTGAGGTGCCGCCAAAGTAGAAGGGTACGTTGTACTTCAAGATCAGAAACTCTGGCAGCAAACACACGGCGGTGATGTATATCGCCCCCACCGCAGTCAAACGCAGCAAGATTTTGTCGATGTAGCGCGCCGTTTGGTCACCAGGGCGAATGCCCGGGACAAAAGCACCACTCTTCTTCAGGTTGTCTGCTGTCTCGCGGCTGTTGAACACAAGCGCGGTATAGAAGAAGCAAAAGAAGATGATCGCAGCTGCATACATGGCCACATAGATCGGTTGTCCCGGGGACAAGGCCGAAGCGATGTCTCTGAGCCAGCGGGTTGAATCACCGGTACTCACCCAGCTGATCACCGTAGTGGGCAACAGAATGATGGACGAGGCAAAAATAGGCGGAATCACACCAGCCATGTTCAGCTTGAGCGGCAGGTGGGAGGACTGACCTCCGTACACCTTGTTGCCCACCTGGCGGCGTGCGTAATTCACCAGAATCTTGCGCTGTCCGCGCTCGACAAACACCACGAAGTAGGTGACCAAAATCACCAGCGCAATGATGAGAATCGAAGCCAGGATGTTCATGGCGCCGGTACGAACCAGCTCCAGCAACCCACCGATCGCACTGGGCAAGCCCGCTGCGATACCCGCAAAAATAATCAGCGAAATGCCGTTGCCCAGACCGCGCTCGGTGATCTGCTCACCCAGCCACATCAGGAACATGGTTCCGGCAACCAAGCTGACGACCGCTGTGAGGCGGAACATCATGCCCGGATCTATCACCAAGCCAGCTTGACTCTCCAAGGCCACTGCGATGCCCATCGCCTGGAAGATAGCCAGACCCAAGGTACCGTAGCGGGTGTAAGAAGTGATCTTGCGGCGACCGGCCTCGCCTTCCTTTTTCAGCTGCTCAAACGTGGGGACCACGTAAGTCATGAGCTGCATGATGATGGAAGCCGAGATGTACGGCATGATGCCCAAGGCGAACACCGTGAATCGCGACAGCGCGCCACCCGAGAACATGTTGAACAA encodes:
- the rplQ gene encoding 50S ribosomal protein L17, giving the protein MRHGHGLRKLNRTSEHRLAMLRNMMNSLLTHEVIKTTVPKAKELRRVVEPMITLAKVATVANRRLAFNRLRDRDVVVKLFNELGPRFAARPGGYTRILKMGYRVGDNAPMALVELVDRAEETAAPAAADEKA
- the rpoA gene encoding DNA-directed RNA polymerase subunit alpha, with product MLNNLLKPKNINVEQVSTNRAKVTLEPFERGYGHTLGNALRRVLLSSMAGHAPTEVTIAGVVHEYSSIDGVQEDVVNMLLNLKGVVFKLHNRDEVTLSLRKDGEGVVTAADIQTPHDVEIVNPEHVIATLSAGAKLDMQIKVEKGRGYVPGSLRRSDDQSRSLGRIVLDASFSPIKRVSYTVESARVEQRTDLDKLVLEIETNGSIGPEEAVRASAKILVEQLAVFAQLEGVELSAFDQPAQRSSQQFDPILLRPVDELELTVRSANCLKAENIYYIGDLIQRTENELLKTPNLGRKSLNEIKEVLASRGLTLGMKLENWPPAGLDKH
- the rpsD gene encoding 30S ribosomal protein S4, which encodes MARYLGPKAKLSRREGSDLLLKSARRSISDKAKFDSKPGQHGRTSGQRMSDFGLQLREKQKVKRTYGVLERQFRRYFAEADRRRGNTGANLLSLLESRLDNVVFRMGFASTRAEARQIVSHKAITVNGQSVNIPSYSVKAGDVIAVREKSKKQNRVIEALELAKQIGFPAWVEVTIDKAEGVFKKTPDRDEFAADVNESLIVELYSR
- the rpsK gene encoding 30S ribosomal protein S11; protein product: MAKSHNSAASARVRKKVRKNIADGIAHVHASFNNTIITITDRQGNALSWASSGGQGFKGSRKSTPFAAQVASEVAGRAAIEQGIKNLDVEIKGPGPGRESSVRALGALGIRITSIADVTPVPHNGCRPQKRRRI
- the rpsM gene encoding 30S ribosomal protein S13, yielding MARIAGINIPPHKHAEIGLTAIFGIGRTRARKICEACGIDYAKKIKDLDDAELEKVRDQVGLFTIEGDLRRETTMNIKRLMDIGCYRGFRHRRGLPLRGQRTKTNARTRKGPRKAAQSLKK
- the rpmJ gene encoding 50S ribosomal protein L36, which gives rise to MRVSASVKKMCRNCKIIKRHGIVRVICTDPRHKQRQG
- the secY gene encoding preprotein translocase subunit SecY; translation: MATGSATLAKTGKFGDLRRRLVFLLLALVVYRIGAHIPVPGIDPAQLEQLFKGQAGGILSLFNMFSGGALSRFTVFALGIMPYISASIIMQLMTYVVPTFEQLKKEGEAGRRKITSYTRYGTLGLAIFQAMGIAVALESQAGLVIDPGMMFRLTAVVSLVAGTMFLMWLGEQITERGLGNGISLIIFAGIAAGLPSAIGGLLELVRTGAMNILASILIIALVILVTYFVVFVERGQRKILVNYARRQVGNKVYGGQSSHLPLKLNMAGVIPPIFASSIILLPTTVISWVSTGDSTRWLRDIASALSPGQPIYVAMYAAAIIFFCFFYTALVFNSRETADNLKKSGAFVPGIRPGDQTARYIDKILLRLTAVGAIYITAVCLLPEFLILKYNVPFYFGGTSLLIIVVVTMDFMAQVQNYMMSQQYDSLLKKANFKS